The sequence TCAAGTTCTCGGCGACCGCCACGGAAACGTTATACACCTCGGCGAGCGGGAGTGCTCCATTCAGAGGCGTCACCAGAAGGTGGTTGAAGAAGCCCCTTCAGTAGTGGTGGACGAGACGATGCGGGAGGCAATGGGGGAGGCGGCCCTTCGGTTGTGCCGGGATGTGGGTTACTACTCGTGCGGAACGGTGGAGTTTTTGGTCGACCCAGACGGCGAGTTCTACTTTCTGGAGATGAACACGCGCCTCCAGGTTGAACACCCCGTCACGGAGATGATAACGGGGATCGACCTGGCGAAGGCAATGATTCGGGTTGCTGCGGGCGAGGAGCTGTGGTTGCGCCAGGAGGATGTCTCCTGGAAGGGCCACGCCATCGAGTGCCGCATCTACGCCGAGGACCCGGACAATAACTTCTTGCCGAGCCCTGGACTCATCGACTACTACCGTGCGGCGGGGGGCCCCGGGGTGCGGGAAGATACGGGTATCTACGAGGGCTACGAAATTCCCATCTACTACGACCCTATCATCTCTAAGCTCATCACCTGGGGGAGGGACCGCAACGAGGCGGTGGAGCGGATGAGCCGGGTCCTGTCGGAATATGTAATTACGGGGATCAAGACGACCATCCCCTTTCACCAGCGGGTGATGCGCTCCGAGGCTTTTAGGGAGGGTCGGCTCTCGACCGAGTTCATCGATAAGATTTTGGAGCCCGAGGCGCCGCCGCCCGTCGAGGTGGATGAAATTGCGGTTGTGGCGGCGGTCTTGGACGTTGAAGGTCGCAAGGGGGCCTTCAAAGCTCCTGAGGCTCCGGGGCCGGTCGCCGGGGCTCCGGGAGGGGGTTCGGCTTGGAAGCTTGCAGGGCGGCGAGAGTCCCTGCGGGGTTGGTGAGGGAGGCCGCCATTGGCCTACGTTGTTAGCGACGGGAATAGGGACTGGCCGGTTCGGGTGGAATCCTCAGCCGACGGGCTTTCGGTGATCGTGGGTGAGCGCGTCTATCAGGTCGATGCGGTTCGTCCGGACTCAGGCGCCTTCAGCCTGTTGGTGGAGGGCCGCGCATACGAGGTTTTGCTGACCCGCCGCGATGGCCGCCACCACGTGCAGGTGGGTGGCCACTCCTACGTCCTGGAGGTGCTGGACGAGCGCCAAAAATTGTTGCGCGACCAGAAGGCGGCGTTGGTGGCCGAAGGTCCTCTGGTGGTGAGCTCCAGCATGCCGGGCCGCGTGGTGACCTTGCTGGTCTCCGAGGGCGATGAGGTTGAAGAAGGGCAGGGAGTCATCGTGATCGAGGCCATGAAGATGGAAAACGAGCTCAAGGCTCCCAAGGCCGGGCAGGTGACCGAGGTCTGCGTTGTTGCGGACGATGCGACCAAGGCTGGCCAGGCCCTGCTGGTAATCGAGTAGGCTGCCGAGGGGGGTGACGGTGAAGACCGAAAACTTTGGCGGGCCGATCGCCGAACAGCTGAAGCTTTGGCAAGACGAAGTTTTGGCTCCGGCCCTCGAGAAGCATCCCGATCGCAAGGAGCGCTTTGAGACCGCCTCAGGCATTGAGTTTAAGCACCTATACGCGCCTACGGACGGCTCCGCTGAGAGCTACGAGAAGAAGCTGGGCTTTCCCGGCCAATATCCTTACACCCGAGGCATCCAGCCCACCATGTATCGTGGGCGGCTCTGGACCATGCGCCAGTACGCTGGTTTCGCCTCGGCCCGCGAGACCAACGAACGCTTCCGTTACCTCTTGAGCCGCGGCCAGACGGGACTGTCGGTGGCGTTCGATTTGCCCACCCAGATGGGCTACGATTCCGACCATGCCATGGCATACGGAGAGGTTGGAAAGACGGGCGTGGCCATCGACACCCTCAAAGATATGGAGATTCTGCTGGAGGGGATCCCTCTTGAGAAGGTCTCGACCTCGATGACCATCAACGCCACGGCGGCCATCCTCCTTTCCCTATACATCGCAGTAGGAGAAAAGCAGGGGGTCAAGCCGGAGCAGTTGCGCGGCACCCTCCAGAACGACATCTTGAAGGAGTACATCGCCCGGGGAACCTATATCTATCCCCCCGAGCCAAGCATGCGGCTGATTACCGATGTCTTTCGCTTTGGCAGCCAACACCTGCCCCAGTGGAACACCATCTCCGTAAGCGGCTACCACATACGCGAGGCAGGAAGCACCGCGGTCCAAGAGATCGCCTTCACTCTTGCCAATGGAATCACCTACGTGCGGGCGGCTCTGGATGCAGGCCTCGACGTGGACGTCTTCGCCTCGCATATCTCGTTCTTCTTCAACGTCCACAACGACTTCCTGGAGGAGGTGTCCAAGTTCCGGGCCGCCCGGCGCCTGTGGGCCAAAATCATGCGCGAGCGCTTCGGGGCCAAACGGCAATCGAGCTGGTTGCTGCGCTTTCACGCTCAGACCGGGGGCTCAACCCTAACGGCCCAGCAGGCCGAGAACAATATCGCGCGGGTCACCATCCAGGGCCTGGCCGCCGTCCTCGGGGGCACCCAGAGCCTCCATACCAACAGCATGGACGAGGCCCTAGGCCTGCCCACCGAGAAGGCCGTCACCATCGCGCTTCGCACCCAGCAAATTATCGCTCACGAAAGCGGTGTTGACGGCACTGCCGATCCCTTGGGAGGCGCCTACTGCATCGAGGCCCTTACCGACGAACTGGAGCGCCGGGCTGAGGAGTACATCGAGAAGATTGATGCGGCCGGAGGGGTGCTAAGGGCCATCGAAACCGGCTACATCCAGAGCGAAATTCAGGAAAGCGCCTACAAGTGGCAGCGGGCCGTAGAGGAGCGTCAGACCCTCGTCGTCGGCGTAAATGAGTATGTCGACGAAGATGAGGTCGCACCGGAGATCCTCAAAATCGACCCCGAGGCCGAGCAGCGTCAGGTGGCGGCTCTCAAGAAAATCAGGACCGAGCGGGATAACGACGCCGTTGCCCGGGCGCGGGCACGCCTCAAAGAGGCCGCCCAAGGCAGCGACAACCTAGTGCCCCACATTTTGGAGGCGGTGCGGCTCTATACCTCCCTGGGCGAAATCAGCGACACCCTCAGGGAGATCTTCGGGGCCCACCGGGAGACTATTGTCGTTTGAGGTTCCGGGCCGGGCATTGATGTGTTCGCGCCACAGTAGTATTCGGAGGCGAAAGCATGCGCACCAGTGAAATTCGGGAGTCCTTCCTCGAATACTTTGAGAAGCATGGGCACACGCGGGTCCACTCCTCTTCCCTGGTTCCGCCCACCGACCCCACCTTGCTGTTTACCAACTCAGGGATGGTCCAGTTCAAGGACTGTCTCTTGGGAACCGACGTGCGCTCCTACAACCGGGCCACCTCGGCGCAACGGTGCATGCGGGTCAGCGGCAAGCACAACGACCTAGAGACCGTCGGCCGGACGGCCCGCCACCATACATTCTTCGAGATGCTGGGCAACTTCTCCTTCGGCGACTACTTCAAGCAAGAGGCCGTAAAGTTCGGTTGGGAGTTCCTCGTGGATGTGTGCGGCCTCGATCCGGAACGGATGTGGATTACCATCTTTCGCGACGACGACGAAGCCTTCGAGCTCTGGAGAGAGACCATCGGGGTGCCGGCCGAGCGGATTGTCCGGATGGATGAGAAGGACAATTTCTGGGCAATGGGCGATACGGGCCCCTGCGGGCCGTGCTCCGAGCTCATCTACGACCAGGGCCCGGCCGTCTGGGGCGGCCCGCCCGGCTGCGGCGGCCCCGAAGAACAGGGCGACCGCTACCTGGAGCTCTGGAACCTCGTCTTCATGCAGTATGATCGCGACGCCTCCGGCAACCTGAACCCCCTGCCGAAACCGTCCATCGACACCGGCATGGGGCTCGAGCGGCTGGCGGCCATCATGCAGGGAAAGCTCTCCAACTACGACATCGACATCATTCGCCCCATTATCGGATGGGTCGAGGAGCTGGTGGGCCTTGAGTACGGGGCGGATGCGACGCGAGACGTCTCCTTCCAGGTCGTTGCAGACCACGTTCGGGCCACCACGTTCATGGTCGCCGACGGCATCTTGCCGAGCAACGTGGGCCGCGGCTACACGTTGCGCCAGATCCTGCGTCGCGGCGCCCGTCACGGCAAACTCTTGGGCATAGAAAATCCCTTTATGCACAAGTGCGTCGGTCTGGTGGTGGACCTCATGAAGGACGCCTATCCCGAAATCGTGCAGGCCGAGTCTTACGCCGCCCGGGTCATCCTCTACGAGGAGGAGCGGTTCAGCCACACCCTCCAGCACGGAATTCGGGTCTTGGAGAAAGAGATCGGGCTGCTCAGGGAGGCGGATGAGACGACCCTGCCGGGCACAGTCGCATTTAAACTTCACGACACCTACGGCTTCCCCCTCGATCTCACCCGGGACATCTGCGAAGACGAGGGCCTTGGGCTCGACGAACCGGGGTTCGATACCGCAATGGAGGAGCAGCGGGCCAAGGCCAGGGCCTCCTGGAAGGGCACTGGTCTGGAGGCGGTAAAGGCCGTCTACCGGCAGGTTGCCGATGAGGTGGGTGAGGTCTCCTTCGTCGGCTACGAATCCCTTACAAGCGAGTCCACGGTCAAAGCCATTATCAAGGGCGAGGCCTACGTAGAGGAGGCCGGCGAGGGAGAGCCGGTGCAAGTGGTCCTCGACCGCACTCCCTTCTACGGGGAGGCCGGAGGGCAGGTCGGTGATAAGGGGAGCATTCACAGCGACGAGGTGACCGTTTCTGTGGAAGACACGCAGGTTCCCGTCGAGGGGCTAATAGTCCTTAGCGGCACGGTGACACGCGGCCGCCTTGCGGTGGGGGATACCGTCACCGCTCAGGTGGATGAAGAGTGCCGGTCCGCCACGGTTCGAAACCACTCGGGTACGCATCTGCTCAGCCTGGCCCTGCGCCAGGTGCTCGGCGATCATGTCAAGCAGGCCGGAAGCCTCGTCGAGCCGGCGCGGCTTCGGTTCGATTTCACCCATTTCTCCCGCATCACCGAGCGCGAGCTCGAGCGCATCGAGGAAATCGTAAACTCGCTTGTCCAGGCCAACCGCCCCGTGGAGAGCTCCTACATGGGCCTGGAGGAGGCTCTTGCCACGGGCGCCCAGGCGGTATTCGGTGAAAAGTACCCGGAGCATGACGTCCGCCTGGTTATGATGGGCGATAGTATGGAGCTCTGTGGGGGCACGCACGCCGGGGCCACGGGAGATATCGGGCTCTTTAAGATTACCAGCGAGGGCAGTGTCGCCGCGGGTGTCCGCCGAATCGAGGCCCTCACCGCCCAGGGAGCCTACAGCTACGTCAAGCGCGAGGAGGGTCAGCTCGCAGCCATCCAAGAGCTCCTGAAGGCTCAGCCCTTCGAGGTGGCCGAAAAGGTCACACGCGTGGTCGAGCGGCTCAAGGAGCTCGAGCGGGAAGTTAAACGCCTAAAGGAGCGGATGGCCGTAGATACTTCCCTAGACCTAACCGAAGGGGTTACCG comes from Nitrospinota bacterium and encodes:
- the accC gene encoding acetyl-CoA carboxylase biotin carboxylase subunit — translated: MFTKVLVANRGEIAVRLIRALREMEIESVAIYSEADRDALHVRIADEAYCVGPPASGESYLVGDRIVEVASSSGAEAIHPGYGFLAENAAFANMVEEAGLAWIGPPPSAIELMGSKLASRKAAMDAGLPTIPGSEASLEEEAAVAAEAERLGYPVLLKADFGGGGKGMRVVASEEELSSALRAARSEAASAFGDPAIYVERAIAAPRHIEIQVLGDRHGNVIHLGERECSIQRRHQKVVEEAPSVVVDETMREAMGEAALRLCRDVGYYSCGTVEFLVDPDGEFYFLEMNTRLQVEHPVTEMITGIDLAKAMIRVAAGEELWLRQEDVSWKGHAIECRIYAEDPDNNFLPSPGLIDYYRAAGGPGVREDTGIYEGYEIPIYYDPIISKLITWGRDRNEAVERMSRVLSEYVITGIKTTIPFHQRVMRSEAFREGRLSTEFIDKILEPEAPPPVEVDEIAVVAAVLDVEGRKGAFKAPEAPGPVAGAPGGGSAWKLAGRRESLRGW
- the alaS gene encoding alanine--tRNA ligase; translated protein: MRTSEIRESFLEYFEKHGHTRVHSSSLVPPTDPTLLFTNSGMVQFKDCLLGTDVRSYNRATSAQRCMRVSGKHNDLETVGRTARHHTFFEMLGNFSFGDYFKQEAVKFGWEFLVDVCGLDPERMWITIFRDDDEAFELWRETIGVPAERIVRMDEKDNFWAMGDTGPCGPCSELIYDQGPAVWGGPPGCGGPEEQGDRYLELWNLVFMQYDRDASGNLNPLPKPSIDTGMGLERLAAIMQGKLSNYDIDIIRPIIGWVEELVGLEYGADATRDVSFQVVADHVRATTFMVADGILPSNVGRGYTLRQILRRGARHGKLLGIENPFMHKCVGLVVDLMKDAYPEIVQAESYAARVILYEEERFSHTLQHGIRVLEKEIGLLREADETTLPGTVAFKLHDTYGFPLDLTRDICEDEGLGLDEPGFDTAMEEQRAKARASWKGTGLEAVKAVYRQVADEVGEVSFVGYESLTSESTVKAIIKGEAYVEEAGEGEPVQVVLDRTPFYGEAGGQVGDKGSIHSDEVTVSVEDTQVPVEGLIVLSGTVTRGRLAVGDTVTAQVDEECRSATVRNHSGTHLLSLALRQVLGDHVKQAGSLVEPARLRFDFTHFSRITERELERIEEIVNSLVQANRPVESSYMGLEEALATGAQAVFGEKYPEHDVRLVMMGDSMELCGGTHAGATGDIGLFKITSEGSVAAGVRRIEALTAQGAYSYVKREEGQLAAIQELLKAQPFEVAEKVTRVVERLKELEREVKRLKERMAVDTSLDLTEGVTDVDGVKVMAVKIDDIDIPAMRSFVDTGKARLKSGVLVVGGIVDNKASLIAGVTDDLTDRINAGEIARAVAAHLGGSGGGRADMAQAGGKDTAKLQEAIDAVPGIVRKQLAS
- a CDS encoding methylmalonyl-CoA mutase family protein, which gives rise to MKTENFGGPIAEQLKLWQDEVLAPALEKHPDRKERFETASGIEFKHLYAPTDGSAESYEKKLGFPGQYPYTRGIQPTMYRGRLWTMRQYAGFASARETNERFRYLLSRGQTGLSVAFDLPTQMGYDSDHAMAYGEVGKTGVAIDTLKDMEILLEGIPLEKVSTSMTINATAAILLSLYIAVGEKQGVKPEQLRGTLQNDILKEYIARGTYIYPPEPSMRLITDVFRFGSQHLPQWNTISVSGYHIREAGSTAVQEIAFTLANGITYVRAALDAGLDVDVFASHISFFFNVHNDFLEEVSKFRAARRLWAKIMRERFGAKRQSSWLLRFHAQTGGSTLTAQQAENNIARVTIQGLAAVLGGTQSLHTNSMDEALGLPTEKAVTIALRTQQIIAHESGVDGTADPLGGAYCIEALTDELERRAEEYIEKIDAAGGVLRAIETGYIQSEIQESAYKWQRAVEERQTLVVGVNEYVDEDEVAPEILKIDPEAEQRQVAALKKIRTERDNDAVARARARLKEAAQGSDNLVPHILEAVRLYTSLGEISDTLREIFGAHRETIVV
- a CDS encoding biotin/lipoyl-binding protein; the protein is MPGRVVTLLVSEGDEVEEGQGVIVIEAMKMENELKAPKAGQVTEVCVVADDATKAGQALLVIE